From the genome of Verrucomicrobiota bacterium:
CTCCCGAACGCGCGCCGGCTCGCAGCGCTTGCCGCGAAACGGCACGGGCGCGAGGAACGGGCTGTCCGTCTCGAACATGAAGCTGCCGTCCGGCGCCGCCGCGAGGGTCTCGCGCACCGTCGCGGCATTCTTGAAGGTGACGATGCCGGTGAAGCTGACGAGCGACCCGAGCGCGAGCACGCGCCGCATCGCCGCCGGGTCGCCGCCGAAGCAGTGGAACACCGCCCGCACCCGCGACGCGTGCGGCGTGAACTGCGCGAGCACGTCCTCGAACGACGCGCGCTCGTGGACAACGCAGTTGAGGCCGAGCTCGGCGGCGACCTCGAGTTGTTGCGCGAACAGCGCCGCCTGCTTCGCCTTGATGCGCGCGTCCTCATCCAGCGTTCCCGGCAGTCGGTAGTAATCCAGCCCCGTCTCGCCGATGGCCACGACCTTCGGGTGTTTCGCCAGCACCCGCAGCGGCCCGCGGATGTCCCCCGGCGCCTCGGTCGCGTGGCCGGGATGCCAGCCGGCGACGGCGAACACGTTCTCAAACCGTTCCGCAATCCTCACCGCCCGCTCGCTGCTCGCCAGGTCCGTGCCGATGGAAATGATCTTCTCAATCCCGGCGTCCCGCGCGCGTTCCACGACCGCGTCGAGGTCCGGCTCAAAATCCGGAAA
Proteins encoded in this window:
- a CDS encoding TatD family deoxyribonuclease, with product MDTFFDTHAHLDFPDFEPDLDAVVERARDAGIEKIISIGTDLASSERAVRIAERFENVFAVAGWHPGHATEAPGDIRGPLRVLAKHPKVVAIGETGLDYYRLPGTLDEDARIKAKQAALFAQQLEVAAELGLNCVVHERASFEDVLAQFTPHASRVRAVFHCFGGDPAAMRRVLALGSLVSFTGIVTFKNAATVRETLAAAPDGSFMFETDSPFLAPVPFRGKRCEPARVREIAEFAAQVRGGTLAELSSATCATARGFFRAFG